One window from the genome of Nicotiana tomentosiformis chromosome 5, ASM39032v3, whole genome shotgun sequence encodes:
- the LOC104108979 gene encoding uncharacterized protein — protein sequence MDAIMWNARSVNTKQAFERPVTMHRQHHFEFIGFMEPMQQARKLERYRMKIGFAQAIANVSNKIWAFIDEVFEVTILYDMVQQLILRLFHTETHVELILTMVYAKCDAIERIKLWDSLYAMARDMTVPCLVSGDFNVIWDEEETFGGLPVSLDEVDDFRHCINTCNLTDLGFKGSIYTWWNGRAEEDCIFKRLDRCVANMEYQQTFPGLEHDSFKDVVCENWHADFTANPFIIFNYKLKKLKKALPTWSKATYGDIFQKIASLEKVVMVHKAQFEEYPTQLNRERLRRVHAELIRYLALEEEFWKQKSGMQWFKDSDRNTKFFHA from the exons ATGGATGCAATTATGTGGAATGCTAGGTCAGTGAATACTAAACAAGCCTTTGAGAGACCTGTTACTATGCATAGACAACATCATTTTGAGTTTATAGGTTTTATGGAACCAATGCAACAAGCTCGAAAGTTGGAAAGATATAGAATGAAGATAGGTTTTGCACAAGCAATTGCAAATGTATCAAATAAGATATGGGCATTCATCGATGAAGTTTTTGAAGTCACTATATTATATGATATGGTGCAACAGCTAATTTTGAGGTTATTTCACACTGAAACTCATGTGGAGCTCATTCTTACAATGGTGTATGCAAAGTGTGATGCCATTGAGAGGATAAAATTGTGGGATTCATTGTATGCGATGGCTAGAGATATGACTGTCCCATGTCTTGTTAGTGGTGATTTTAACGTAATATGGGATGAGGAGGAAACATTTGGTGGCTTACCAGTGTCCTTAGATGAGGTTGATGACTTCAGGCATTGTATTAACACTTGCAATTTAACTGATCTTGGCTTCAAGGGTAGCATTTACACATGGTGGAATGGACGTGCAGAAGAAGACTGTATCTTTAAAAGACTTGATCGTTGTGTTGCTAACATGGAATACCAACAAACATTCCCAGGATTGGAG CATGATTCATTTAAAGATGTGGTATGTGAAAATTGGCATGCTGATTTTACTGCCAATCCATTTATTATCTTCAATTATAAGTTGAAGAAGTTGAAGAAGGCATTGCCAACTTGGAGTAAAGCTACCTATGGAGATATATTTCAAAAGATAGCAAGTCTTGAGAAAGTTGTTATGGTACATAAAGCCCAATTTGAAGAATACCCTACACAACTGAATCGAGAAAGGCTAAGAAGAGTACATGCAGAATTGATTAGATACCTTGCTTTGGAGGAGGAATTTTGGAAACAAAAATCAGGAATGCAATGGTTTAAGGATAGTGATAGGAACACCAAGTTCTTTCACGCATAA